Proteins encoded within one genomic window of Kibdelosporangium phytohabitans:
- a CDS encoding maltokinase N-terminal cap-like domain-containing protein produces the protein MTEPVLRMLAEQLPTWLPTQRWFGGKDRPVTEARPVRVITLSDKDPRLVHALVEVVQDDRKSVYQLLLGSRAQPPEHLNGVWVDSEGTHWYEATADPEAMTFLLDAMAGQDSTGPISFHREDDVELDEGLRGRAVTSEQSNTSLIYGQQYILKLFRKLSAGPNPDLRIHRALHSVGCEHIAQPLGWIADDDGDQPTLGMLQQFLADAADGWAMATASVRDLMAEGDLHADEVGGDFAGEAHRLGAAVAAVHADLARALESRPIEPGELDAAIDAMHRRLDSVMAAVPELAAMQGAVHEVFEQARGTADSGVPIQHVHGDLHLGQVLRTVHGWVLIDFEGEPAAPVSERLAPRSPLRDVAGMLRSFDYAAHQLLVGQPEDHQLAVRAQEWTSRNRSAFCDGYAEVSPNGDPRAHGVLLRALELDKAVYEVAYEQANRPDWLQIPLTSIARIAS, from the coding sequence ATGACGGAGCCGGTTCTGCGGATGCTGGCCGAACAACTGCCGACGTGGCTGCCCACCCAGCGGTGGTTCGGCGGCAAGGACAGGCCGGTGACCGAGGCCCGGCCGGTCCGCGTGATCACGTTGTCGGACAAGGACCCCAGGCTGGTGCACGCCCTCGTCGAGGTCGTGCAGGACGACCGCAAGTCGGTCTACCAGCTGCTGCTCGGCAGCCGTGCGCAGCCGCCGGAGCACCTCAACGGCGTCTGGGTCGACAGCGAGGGCACGCACTGGTACGAGGCCACCGCGGACCCGGAAGCGATGACGTTCCTGCTCGACGCGATGGCCGGACAGGACTCGACCGGCCCGATCTCCTTCCACCGGGAGGACGACGTCGAGCTCGACGAGGGACTGCGTGGCCGGGCAGTCACCTCCGAGCAGAGCAACACGTCGCTGATCTACGGCCAGCAGTACATCCTGAAGCTGTTCCGCAAGCTGTCCGCCGGCCCGAACCCGGACCTGCGGATCCACCGCGCGCTGCACTCGGTCGGCTGCGAGCACATCGCGCAGCCGCTCGGCTGGATCGCCGACGACGACGGCGACCAGCCGACTTTGGGGATGCTGCAACAGTTCCTCGCCGACGCGGCGGACGGCTGGGCGATGGCGACCGCGAGCGTGCGGGACCTGATGGCCGAGGGTGACCTGCACGCCGACGAGGTCGGCGGTGATTTCGCCGGTGAGGCGCACCGCCTCGGCGCGGCCGTCGCGGCGGTGCACGCGGACCTGGCGCGCGCACTGGAGTCCCGTCCGATCGAGCCGGGCGAGCTGGACGCGGCCATCGACGCGATGCACCGCAGGTTGGACAGCGTCATGGCGGCGGTGCCCGAGCTGGCCGCCATGCAGGGCGCCGTCCACGAGGTGTTCGAGCAGGCGCGTGGCACGGCCGACAGCGGCGTGCCGATCCAGCACGTGCACGGCGATCTGCACCTCGGCCAGGTGCTGCGCACGGTCCACGGTTGGGTGCTGATCGATTTCGAAGGCGAACCGGCTGCCCCGGTGAGCGAGCGCCTCGCGCCTCGTTCGCCGCTGCGCGATGTGGCCGGGATGCTCAGGTCGTTCGACTACGCGGCGCACCAACTGCTTGTCGGACAACCAGAAGATCACCAGCTGGCGGTGCGTGCCCAGGAATGGACCAGCCGCAACCGCAGCGCCTTCTGCGACGGCTACGCGGAGGTCTCCCCCAACGGCGACCCCCGCGCGCACGGAGTGCTGCTGCGTGCCCTCGAGTTGGACAAAGCCGTCTACGAAGTGGCGTACGAGCAGGCCAACCGCCCGGATTGGCTGCAGATCCCGCTGACGTCGATCGCCCGGATCGCGTCCTGA
- the glgB gene encoding 1,4-alpha-glucan branching protein GlgB: MKPLDPAPPAEDVDRLLSGAHHDPHSILGMHPHPAGAVVRALRPGASAVTVLAGDLKQELDEVAPGLFAAVLQQQTPTEYMFEVAYGDKVELADDPFRWLPTLGELDLHLIAEGRHERLWTVMGAHVRSYDTPTGPIEGTSFAVWAPNARGVRVCGDFDGWDGRANPMRSLGSSGIWELFVPGLPAGTRYKFRLLGKDNHWHEKADPLAFSAEPPPATASIVSTSDYEWTDDEWVTERERTDWWRRPVSKYEVHLGSWRPGLGYRELAEQLADYVTELGFTHVELMPVAQHPFSGSWGYQVTSYYAPMSRFGGPDDFRFFVDHLHSRGIGVIMDWVPAHFPKDSWALARFDGQPLYEHADPRRGEHPDWGTLVFDFGRNEVRNFLVANALYWLEEFHIDGLRVDAVASMLYLDYSRQEGQWLPNEHGGRENLDAVRFLQELNATVYRRHPGAMMVAEESTAWPGVTRPTHLGGLGFGFKWNMGWMHDTLNYLHHDPVHRSFHHNEITFSLVYAWSENYVLPLSHDEVVHGKGSLWTRMPGDDWNKAAGVRALLAFMWAHPGKQMLFMGGEFGQVDEWSESRSLDWHLLDDPLHAGIRTLVGDLNKVYRDQPAMYVADTAPEGFSWIDANDAAGNVLSFIRMDPNGDNVVVCIANFAGMPHNDYRVGLPRTGRWREVLNTDAQAYGGSGVGNFGDVEAAGRPWHGRPASAVLQLPPQGVIWLVPA, from the coding sequence GTGAAACCACTCGATCCGGCCCCGCCGGCCGAGGACGTCGACCGCCTGCTGTCCGGCGCGCACCACGACCCGCACTCGATACTGGGCATGCATCCGCACCCGGCCGGTGCGGTGGTGCGTGCGCTGCGGCCCGGCGCGAGCGCCGTGACCGTCCTCGCCGGTGACCTCAAGCAGGAGCTGGACGAGGTGGCGCCCGGCCTGTTCGCCGCCGTCCTGCAGCAGCAGACGCCGACCGAGTACATGTTCGAGGTCGCGTACGGCGACAAGGTCGAACTGGCCGACGACCCGTTCCGCTGGCTGCCCACGCTGGGCGAGCTGGACCTGCACCTGATCGCCGAAGGGCGCCACGAGCGGCTGTGGACAGTCATGGGCGCGCACGTGCGCTCCTACGACACCCCGACCGGCCCGATCGAGGGCACGTCGTTCGCCGTGTGGGCGCCGAATGCCCGTGGCGTCAGGGTTTGCGGTGACTTCGACGGCTGGGACGGCCGCGCGAACCCGATGCGGTCGCTGGGCTCCTCGGGCATCTGGGAGCTGTTCGTGCCCGGTCTGCCCGCCGGGACCCGTTACAAGTTCCGGCTGCTCGGCAAGGACAACCACTGGCACGAGAAGGCCGACCCGCTGGCCTTCAGCGCCGAGCCGCCGCCAGCGACGGCGTCCATAGTGTCCACTTCGGATTACGAGTGGACTGACGACGAGTGGGTCACCGAGCGCGAGCGCACCGACTGGTGGCGCCGCCCGGTCAGCAAGTACGAGGTGCACCTGGGCTCGTGGCGGCCCGGCCTCGGTTACCGCGAGCTGGCCGAGCAGCTGGCCGACTACGTCACCGAGCTCGGCTTCACGCACGTCGAGCTGATGCCGGTGGCCCAGCACCCGTTCAGCGGGTCGTGGGGCTACCAGGTCACGTCCTACTACGCGCCGATGTCCCGGTTCGGCGGCCCGGACGACTTCCGGTTCTTCGTCGACCACCTGCACTCGCGCGGCATCGGCGTGATCATGGACTGGGTGCCCGCGCACTTCCCCAAGGACTCGTGGGCGCTGGCCCGGTTCGACGGCCAGCCGCTGTACGAGCACGCCGACCCGCGTCGCGGCGAGCACCCGGACTGGGGCACGCTGGTCTTCGACTTCGGCCGCAACGAGGTCCGCAACTTCCTCGTCGCGAACGCGCTGTACTGGCTGGAGGAGTTCCACATCGACGGCCTGCGCGTGGACGCGGTCGCCTCGATGCTGTACCTGGACTACTCGCGCCAGGAAGGGCAGTGGCTGCCCAACGAGCACGGCGGCAGGGAGAACCTGGACGCCGTGCGGTTCCTGCAGGAGCTGAACGCGACCGTCTACAGGAGACACCCCGGCGCGATGATGGTCGCCGAGGAGTCGACGGCGTGGCCGGGCGTGACCCGCCCGACCCACCTCGGCGGTCTGGGGTTCGGCTTCAAGTGGAACATGGGCTGGATGCACGACACGCTCAACTACCTGCACCACGACCCCGTGCACCGCTCCTTCCACCACAACGAGATCACGTTCTCGCTGGTGTACGCCTGGAGCGAGAACTACGTCCTGCCGCTGTCGCACGACGAGGTCGTGCACGGCAAGGGGTCGCTGTGGACGCGGATGCCGGGCGACGACTGGAACAAGGCGGCGGGTGTCCGCGCGTTGCTGGCCTTCATGTGGGCGCACCCGGGCAAGCAGATGTTGTTCATGGGTGGCGAGTTCGGCCAGGTGGACGAGTGGTCGGAGTCCCGTTCGCTGGACTGGCACCTGCTGGACGACCCGCTGCACGCCGGGATCCGCACGCTCGTCGGCGACCTCAACAAGGTCTACCGCGACCAGCCCGCGATGTACGTGGCGGACACCGCGCCCGAGGGCTTCTCGTGGATCGACGCGAACGACGCGGCCGGGAACGTGCTGTCCTTCATCCGGATGGACCCCAACGGCGACAACGTGGTCGTGTGCATCGCGAACTTCGCGGGCATGCCGCACAACGACTACCGCGTCGGCCTGCCCAGGACGGGCCGCTGGCGCGAGGTGCTGAACACGGACGCGCAGGCGTACGGCGGGTCGGGCGTCGGCAACTTCGGTGACGTCGAGGCGGCGGGCAGGCCGTGGCACGGCCGACCGGCGTCCGCCGTGCTGCAACTGCCGCCGCAGGGTGTCATCTGGCTGGTGCCCGCTTGA
- the sthA gene encoding Si-specific NAD(P)(+) transhydrogenase, translated as MTAHDYDLIVIGSGPGGQKAAIAAAKLGKRVAIVDKHDMIGGVCVNTGTIPSKTLREAVLYLTGMAQRELYGASYRVKQDITIADLLSRTQHVIGREVEVVRAQLLRNHVDIVDGLARFVDPHTVAVEGRTRTAISGDKIVIATGTRPARPNAVDFDEARVLDSDEILQLETIPASMVVVGAGVIGIEYASMFAALGSRVTVVEQRDHMLEFCDPEIVESLKFHLRDLAVTFRFGEKVVDVAVNDHATVTTLASGKRIPAEAVMYSAGRQGVTDALALDKAGLEADKRGRLEVGPHFQTPVEHIYAVGDVIGFPALAATSMDQGRLAAYHAFGEPTQELGALQPIGIYTIPEISYVGATEAELTTSSVPYETGTARYRELARGQIAGDSYGMLKLLVSTTDRRILGVHVFGTGATDLVHIGQAVMGCGGTVDYLVDAIFNYPTLSEAYKVAALDATNKIRALDRF; from the coding sequence GTGACTGCGCACGATTATGACTTGATCGTCATCGGATCGGGCCCTGGCGGGCAGAAAGCCGCCATCGCCGCTGCCAAGCTCGGTAAACGAGTCGCCATCGTGGACAAACACGACATGATCGGCGGCGTCTGCGTCAACACGGGGACCATTCCGTCGAAGACGCTGCGCGAGGCGGTGCTCTACCTGACCGGGATGGCGCAGCGCGAGCTGTACGGCGCGAGCTACCGGGTCAAGCAGGACATCACCATCGCCGACCTGCTGTCCCGCACGCAACACGTCATCGGCAGAGAGGTCGAGGTCGTGCGCGCGCAGTTGCTGCGCAACCACGTCGACATCGTCGACGGGCTCGCGAGGTTCGTCGACCCGCACACTGTCGCGGTCGAGGGGCGAACGCGGACGGCGATCAGCGGGGACAAGATCGTGATCGCCACCGGCACCCGCCCGGCCAGGCCGAACGCCGTCGACTTCGACGAGGCGCGGGTGCTCGACTCCGACGAGATCCTGCAACTGGAGACGATCCCGGCGTCCATGGTCGTGGTCGGCGCCGGGGTGATCGGCATCGAGTACGCGTCCATGTTCGCCGCGCTCGGCAGCCGGGTGACCGTGGTCGAGCAGCGGGATCACATGCTGGAGTTCTGCGATCCGGAGATCGTCGAGTCGCTGAAGTTCCACCTGCGTGACCTCGCGGTGACGTTCCGCTTCGGCGAGAAGGTCGTGGACGTCGCCGTGAACGACCACGCCACGGTGACCACGCTGGCCAGCGGCAAGCGGATCCCGGCTGAGGCGGTGATGTACTCGGCGGGCCGCCAGGGCGTGACCGACGCGCTCGCGCTCGACAAGGCCGGGCTGGAGGCGGACAAGCGGGGCAGGCTGGAGGTCGGCCCGCACTTCCAGACGCCGGTCGAGCACATCTACGCGGTCGGCGACGTGATCGGGTTCCCCGCACTGGCCGCGACCTCGATGGACCAGGGCAGGCTGGCGGCCTACCACGCGTTCGGCGAGCCGACGCAGGAACTCGGCGCGCTGCAACCTATCGGTATCTACACGATTCCGGAGATCTCGTACGTCGGTGCCACCGAGGCGGAGCTGACCACGTCGTCGGTGCCCTACGAGACCGGTACGGCCAGGTACCGTGAACTTGCCAGGGGCCAGATCGCCGGCGACTCGTACGGGATGCTCAAGCTGCTCGTGTCCACAACGGACCGCCGGATCCTCGGTGTGCACGTGTTCGGCACGGGCGCAACGGATCTGGTGCACATCGGGCAGGCCGTGATGGGCTGCGGCGGCACGGTCGACTACCTCGTCGACGCGATCTTCAACTACCCGACGCTGTCGGAGGCGTACAAGGTCGCCGCGCTCGACGCCACGAACAAGATCAGGGCACTGGACCGCTTCTAG
- a CDS encoding neutral zinc metallopeptidase, translated as MIRSFGAVSAVLVSAVVLSACTVTVQGTPLGAGRVINPDKQEDVDTSFINNTDGGEIDKLAGTVIKDVEKFWEDGFPATFDDKPWQPLRGGYYSVDTSDKAAPPPPCTDQASDVEGNAFYCPSADIIAWDRASLLPVLKEKFGEAAVMLVLAHEMGHAVQRRAGITQQSQRNDPQRYPTILLESQADCYAGSFVRWVSDGKAANLSLDRDSLDPALEAMVLFKDPVGTEQTAQGAHGDAFDRVSAFQDGFEKGAKLCSEITVDNRVFTQRGFISRQDEATGGNLPFDQAIQQLEPDLNAFMKGTADKLGKQWPTPKLDRVTSSPRCSKGDQGPVAYCPNDKTIDMQTKGKLTDLHAKIGDWATGTIVSSRYAVSLLAVLGKPLTGPEAQRTVLCVSGAYSKFLLTREGNGVFTLSPGDLDEAVQVLLGYDYPARDVDGEAPATGFERVAAFRTGAVDGINACDLR; from the coding sequence GTGATTCGGTCGTTCGGCGCAGTCAGTGCGGTCCTCGTCAGTGCCGTGGTGTTGTCCGCGTGCACGGTCACAGTGCAAGGCACCCCGCTGGGCGCCGGTCGCGTGATCAACCCCGACAAGCAGGAAGACGTCGACACGTCGTTCATCAACAACACCGACGGCGGCGAGATCGACAAACTGGCCGGGACGGTGATCAAAGACGTCGAGAAGTTCTGGGAGGACGGCTTCCCGGCCACCTTCGACGACAAGCCGTGGCAGCCGTTGCGCGGCGGGTACTACTCGGTGGACACGAGCGACAAGGCCGCCCCGCCGCCGCCGTGCACCGACCAGGCCTCGGACGTGGAAGGCAACGCCTTCTACTGCCCGTCGGCGGACATCATCGCGTGGGACCGGGCGTCGCTGCTGCCCGTGCTGAAGGAGAAGTTCGGCGAGGCCGCGGTGATGCTGGTGCTGGCGCACGAGATGGGCCACGCGGTGCAGCGCCGCGCGGGCATCACGCAGCAGTCGCAACGCAACGACCCGCAGCGGTACCCGACGATCCTGCTGGAGTCGCAGGCCGACTGCTACGCGGGCTCGTTCGTCCGCTGGGTGTCCGACGGCAAGGCCGCCAACCTGAGCCTGGACCGGGACTCGCTCGACCCGGCGCTCGAGGCGATGGTCCTGTTCAAGGACCCGGTCGGCACCGAGCAGACCGCGCAAGGCGCGCACGGTGACGCCTTCGACCGCGTCTCGGCGTTCCAGGACGGGTTCGAGAAGGGCGCGAAGCTCTGCTCGGAGATCACGGTCGACAACCGGGTGTTCACCCAGCGCGGCTTCATCAGCAGGCAGGACGAGGCCACCGGCGGCAACCTGCCGTTCGACCAGGCGATCCAGCAGCTCGAACCGGACCTGAACGCGTTCATGAAGGGCACGGCGGACAAGCTCGGCAAGCAGTGGCCCACGCCGAAGCTCGACCGGGTGACCAGCTCGCCGCGGTGCAGCAAGGGTGACCAGGGCCCGGTGGCGTACTGCCCGAACGACAAGACCATCGACATGCAGACCAAGGGCAAACTGACCGACCTGCACGCCAAGATCGGCGACTGGGCCACCGGGACGATCGTGAGCAGCCGGTACGCGGTCAGCCTGCTCGCGGTGCTGGGCAAGCCGCTGACCGGCCCGGAGGCGCAGCGGACCGTGCTCTGCGTCTCCGGCGCGTACAGCAAGTTCCTGCTCACGCGGGAGGGCAACGGCGTGTTCACGCTGTCGCCCGGTGACCTGGACGAAGCCGTTCAGGTGCTGCTGGGTTACGACTACCCCGCCCGTGACGTCGACGGCGAGGCACCGGCGACCGGATTCGAACGTGTAGCGGCGTTCAGGACAGGCGCGGTCGACGGGATCAACGCCTGCGACCTGCGATGA
- a CDS encoding neutral zinc metallopeptidase, giving the protein MRSYLPLALAGAVLVLVSCASPVPGNPKGEGEVDPGSVAGLPVTNDDQVRSGPRDGAPKVDLTAENADNGEMDQLALGALADLYEYWGERMPADFEGQKFEPLARLVSYDSKGKALRICQTSTSGLVNAFYCSLDDSIAWDRGVLLPDLDKQFGKMSAVTVLAHEVGHAVQFKLGPKSGITQATKTIVKEQQADCYAGGFFRWIADGKSKRFQISTGEGLNKILATMFFIRDPAGTDANKQGAHGLAWDRVYAFQAGFSNGPKTCAKMDQKEIDSRISEEKFADKDKLRGNLPVDSERIRKLKISLDDAFKSSGAKLPELKEKSSRCPDGKSTEPAAYCPSDNTVVMDLKKLTALGTPPKRGQEPGGDGVGIGDFAAFAEVASRYTMAIQKNVNLPLDNEKAALRTACLTGAWAQVAEKEGSILRISPGDLDEAVAEMLMGQSLIAADINGNPVKAGFARVEAFRVGYVNAKECTARFA; this is encoded by the coding sequence GTGCGGTCATATCTCCCGTTGGCGCTCGCAGGCGCCGTACTTGTGCTGGTCAGCTGCGCGTCACCGGTGCCTGGCAACCCCAAAGGCGAGGGTGAGGTCGACCCGGGCTCGGTCGCGGGCCTGCCCGTGACGAACGACGACCAAGTACGCAGTGGGCCCCGTGACGGCGCTCCCAAGGTGGACCTGACAGCTGAGAACGCCGACAACGGCGAAATGGATCAGCTCGCGTTGGGTGCGCTCGCCGACTTGTACGAATACTGGGGCGAACGGATGCCCGCGGACTTCGAGGGGCAGAAGTTCGAGCCGCTGGCGCGGCTGGTGTCGTACGACTCGAAGGGCAAGGCGCTGCGGATCTGCCAGACGTCCACGTCCGGCCTGGTCAACGCGTTCTACTGCAGCCTCGACGACAGCATCGCGTGGGACCGCGGTGTGCTGTTGCCGGACTTGGACAAGCAGTTCGGCAAGATGTCCGCGGTGACGGTCCTCGCCCACGAGGTCGGGCACGCGGTCCAGTTCAAACTGGGCCCCAAGAGCGGCATCACCCAGGCCACGAAGACGATCGTGAAGGAACAGCAGGCCGACTGCTACGCGGGCGGCTTCTTCCGGTGGATCGCCGACGGCAAGTCCAAGCGGTTCCAGATCTCCACCGGCGAGGGCCTCAACAAGATCCTCGCCACCATGTTCTTCATCCGCGACCCAGCGGGCACCGACGCGAACAAGCAGGGCGCGCACGGTCTGGCGTGGGACCGGGTGTACGCGTTCCAGGCCGGGTTCAGCAACGGCCCGAAGACGTGCGCGAAGATGGACCAGAAGGAGATCGACAGCCGGATCAGCGAGGAGAAGTTCGCTGACAAGGACAAGCTGCGCGGCAACCTGCCGGTCGACTCCGAGCGGATCCGCAAGCTCAAGATCAGCCTCGACGACGCCTTCAAGTCAAGCGGTGCCAAGCTGCCTGAGCTGAAGGAGAAGAGCTCACGCTGCCCGGACGGCAAGTCGACCGAGCCGGCCGCGTACTGCCCGTCGGACAACACCGTGGTGATGGACCTCAAGAAGCTCACGGCGCTGGGCACCCCGCCCAAGCGCGGCCAGGAGCCCGGCGGTGACGGTGTCGGCATCGGGGACTTCGCGGCGTTCGCCGAGGTCGCGTCCCGCTACACGATGGCCATCCAGAAGAACGTCAACCTGCCGCTGGACAACGAGAAGGCGGCGTTGCGCACCGCGTGCCTGACCGGTGCGTGGGCGCAGGTGGCCGAGAAGGAAGGCAGCATCCTCCGGATCTCGCCGGGTGACCTCGACGAGGCCGTCGCGGAGATGCTGATGGGCCAGAGCCTGATCGCCGCCGACATCAACGGCAACCCGGTCAAGGCCGGATTCGCGCGGGTCGAGGCGTTCCGCGTCGGCTACGTCAACGCCAAGGAGTGCACGGCTCGTTTCGCCTGA
- a CDS encoding DinB family protein — protein MSWTAPEVQRNDGPFVGDERAVLLGFLEFQRSTLLWKCSGLTGEQLARRTVPPSPMSLLGIVRHLADVELGWFVQRVAGEPIEFRFFDTDADDPDVDFTQAAAENAEQDHALLLARMDESRAALARVASLDHTFEHPKMGTVSTRWVIMHMIEEYARHNGHADFLREQIDGETGE, from the coding sequence ATGTCCTGGACCGCACCCGAAGTACAAAGGAACGACGGCCCGTTCGTCGGCGACGAGCGCGCCGTCCTGCTGGGATTCCTGGAGTTCCAGCGTTCGACACTGCTGTGGAAGTGCTCCGGCCTGACCGGTGAGCAACTGGCTCGGCGAACGGTCCCGCCGTCGCCGATGTCACTGCTCGGCATCGTCCGGCACCTCGCCGACGTGGAACTCGGCTGGTTCGTGCAGCGAGTGGCCGGTGAACCGATCGAATTCCGCTTCTTCGACACGGACGCCGACGACCCGGACGTCGACTTCACCCAGGCAGCAGCCGAGAACGCGGAACAGGACCACGCCCTGTTGCTCGCGCGCATGGACGAATCACGCGCGGCGCTGGCCAGGGTGGCGTCCCTCGACCACACCTTCGAACACCCCAAGATGGGCACCGTCAGCACCCGCTGGGTGATCATGCACATGATCGAGGAGTACGCCCGGCACAACGGGCACGCGGACTTCCTGCGTGAGCAGATCGACGGCGAGACAGGCGAATGA
- a CDS encoding MarR family winged helix-turn-helix transcriptional regulator encodes MTSRPLPFDPIARAAELWEERIGPSDAMAAVTSVMRVQQIIQSAVDGALRPHGLTFARYEALVLLSFSKRGSLPMRVMGERLQLHPTSVTNIVDRLEADGLVKRTPHPTDRRTTLTEITQAGRERREAATTAVTGIDFGLRGLTPRQTRQLSDLLAKVRKSVGDFTD; translated from the coding sequence ATGACGTCACGCCCGCTGCCGTTCGACCCGATCGCCCGTGCAGCCGAGCTGTGGGAAGAGCGCATCGGGCCGTCGGACGCGATGGCCGCGGTCACCAGTGTCATGCGGGTGCAGCAGATCATCCAGTCCGCCGTGGACGGCGCACTACGTCCGCACGGCCTGACTTTCGCCCGCTACGAGGCACTGGTGCTGTTGTCGTTCTCCAAACGCGGCAGCCTCCCGATGCGGGTGATGGGCGAACGGCTGCAACTGCACCCGACGAGCGTCACCAACATCGTCGACCGCCTCGAAGCCGACGGCCTGGTGAAGCGAACCCCGCACCCCACCGACCGCAGGACGACGCTGACCGAGATCACGCAGGCCGGCCGGGAACGCAGGGAGGCGGCGACGACGGCCGTCACCGGGATCGACTTCGGGCTGCGCGGCCTGACGCCGAGGCAGACGCGCCAGTTGTCGGACCTGCTGGCCAAGGTGCGCAAATCGGTCGGCGATTTCACCGACTGA
- a CDS encoding MTH1187 family thiamine-binding protein — translation MLVAFSVAPHGGESDSVAEAVARAVKVVRDSGLPNRTSAMFTEIEGEWDEVMAVVKKAVQVLEADAPRVSLVLKADIRPGHTGQITAKVERVERYLAD, via the coding sequence ATGCTCGTGGCGTTCAGCGTCGCACCACACGGTGGTGAGTCCGACAGCGTGGCCGAGGCGGTCGCGCGTGCGGTGAAGGTCGTGCGCGATTCCGGCCTGCCCAACCGGACCAGCGCGATGTTCACCGAGATCGAAGGCGAGTGGGACGAGGTCATGGCGGTGGTCAAGAAGGCCGTCCAGGTACTGGAGGCCGACGCGCCGCGGGTCAGCCTCGTCCTCAAAGCCGACATCCGGCCCGGTCACACCGGCCAGATCACGGCCAAGGTCGAGCGGGTGGAGCGGTACCTTGCCGACTAG
- a CDS encoding SCO6745 family protein: MPTSRAMWLLFETYHDVTYFTPESRAATDALGCKGGWMGYFGMRAAPLGAVAPEMVVSSFYNFHPWMVRRAIPDAWRVASPEQYLETRLEGADGALKRMLGDRDVAEAAELALEAARNAPVAGRPLGAANAILDVPEQPRLKLWHATTVLRESRGDGHVAALVAASLDPVETLVLFAADQGVDPAYMRVARGWSEEEWSQAEGRLADRGLVRDGTITEAGAALRADVERRTDEAAEYPWRALGAERTRRLAELMRPLALALGEQNQAMRQNPMALDVVKELSELF; encoded by the coding sequence TTGCCGACTAGCCGGGCCATGTGGCTGCTGTTCGAGACCTACCACGACGTCACGTACTTCACACCGGAGTCCCGTGCCGCCACGGACGCGCTGGGCTGCAAGGGCGGCTGGATGGGGTACTTCGGCATGCGCGCCGCCCCGCTCGGCGCGGTCGCGCCCGAGATGGTCGTTTCGTCGTTCTACAACTTCCACCCGTGGATGGTCCGGCGCGCGATCCCGGACGCGTGGCGGGTCGCGTCGCCGGAGCAGTACCTCGAGACACGTCTCGAGGGCGCCGACGGCGCGCTCAAGCGGATGCTCGGGGACCGTGACGTCGCCGAGGCCGCCGAGCTGGCGCTGGAAGCGGCGCGCAACGCGCCCGTGGCCGGGCGGCCGCTCGGCGCGGCCAACGCCATCCTCGACGTGCCCGAGCAGCCTCGGCTGAAGCTGTGGCACGCCACGACCGTCCTGCGTGAGTCCAGGGGTGACGGCCACGTGGCCGCGCTGGTCGCGGCGTCGCTGGACCCGGTCGAGACGCTCGTGCTGTTCGCGGCGGACCAGGGCGTCGATCCCGCGTACATGCGTGTGGCGCGTGGCTGGTCCGAGGAGGAGTGGTCGCAGGCCGAAGGGCGGCTCGCCGACCGCGGGCTCGTGCGTGACGGCACGATCACCGAGGCCGGGGCCGCGTTGCGGGCGGACGTCGAGCGCAGGACGGACGAGGCAGCCGAGTACCCGTGGCGCGCGCTGGGGGCGGAGCGGACGCGGCGGCTGGCCGAGCTGATGCGGCCGCTCGCGCTCGCCCTGGGTGAGCAGAACCAGGCGATGCGCCAGAACCCGATGGCGTTGGACGTCGTCAAGGAGTTGTCTGAGCTGTTCTGA